Part of the Raphanus sativus cultivar WK10039 unplaced genomic scaffold, ASM80110v3 Scaffold0952, whole genome shotgun sequence genome, ttttcttgcttctCTCATGAATGCATGAACGAACGAACGAACTTGAGAGACTTGACACTTGCATCAGTATCCTAATATAAACATATCTCCTACACAGAGCAAAGCAGGAGGGATGATCTAGAGTCTCTTGGCTATATGCTTATGTATTTTCTTCGAGGAaggtaataaaaaaatttgataaacctATTATTTATAGCTGTCAGTCACTGATGACCCTTCACgtctgttttttgtttgtttcagccTTCCTTGGCAAGGCCTTCGTGCAGGAACCAAAAAGGAAAAGTATGACAGGATTAGTGAAAAGAAAAGACTTACACCAGTCGAGGTTATTATTGCTGCTTCCCTCCTTTcccattttcaaaaaaaaaattgaattcaaAAAAGTTCTGAAAGTACAACATAATCGTCTTTTGGCAGGTCCTCTGTAAAAACTATCCACCTGAGTTCACGTCGTATTTCCTCTACGTGCGTTCATTACGGTTTGAAGACAAACCAGATTATTCCTACTTGAAGAGGCTTTTCCGAGACCTATTCATCCGAGAAGGTCTGTACATATGTTTATagaattttagcaaaaaaaaaaaaaaagaaatactcAAGAAACTGCTTTGCTACAGGTTATCAGTTCGACTATGTATTTGATTGGACTATCTTGAAGTATCCGCAGTTCGGTTCCAGCTCCAGCTCCAGTTCCTCTTCCAAGCCAAGAGTAAGTCCCACCATTGTAAAGCTCTATATATATGATCAGAATCGTTAGTTAGAGAGTATCAACAACATTCTCACGCTTTTCCTCTGTTCACAATAGCCGAGCCTAAGACCAGCTCTGAAAATTCCACCACCATCTGCTGAGAAAGCCGTTAAGCCTTCAAGTAAGCCTTCAAGTAAGCCTTCAAGCCGTTACATATACCCAAAATGTGTTTAGTTGTTGAAGAAACGTTAAGAGTTTTAACTAAATGTTCTCTGAATAAAATACGCAGCTGGGAAAGAGACTCGTGATAGATACTCGAGTGTTTTCGAGGCGTACACCAGAAGAACTGGCTCAGGAAGCGGCCTTCAAGTTGATCGGTCTAGTAGACCAAGAACCTCAGAGAATGTTCTTGCGTCTAGAGAAACGGTTACTCATCATCATATACCTCTCTCTTTTTTGCTGTTTGGTAACCTGAAGATGTTTgacttttatgttttttgttgAACCAGCTGAACCAGGAGAGACCAATcacttcatcatcatctagGAACCAGAGTTCTTCGAGAAAAGCAGTTGCTGGGTCAAGTGTTCGTGCTACTTCTTCTGCTGATTTCGCAGAGAACCGAACCAGCAGCAGCAGACTCGTCCCAAGCAATGCTCGGTCCTCCACAACTCAGAGGACACAGTTTGTGCCTTCTTCCTCCTCAAAGGCTGCACCACCATCGAGAATTCCTCCTGACGTTACACTCGAGTTCCTCACTCTTGGGAACGGGAAGAGGAAGTGATGgatgatataaattatttatccaTCTTTGTTTGACGAGTTATATTACTACCTGTTATTCTCGAACATGTTTTATTAGAGCCGTATAAACAACAACCCACTCAATAATCATCATACACAAAAGTTGGAAATATTTATACCTTATATTATTTTGCTCTGTTCTTAAATTATACTCTcacttttgtttgtattatttatCCAATTTACATTGTATTAGTGGAATAATTTACAAAGTTTCTACTAAAATCATATGACTGGGTCAATTTTTGGAAAAACATTGTTGTCCACTTtaacattattatattttagtagtATAACATtcctgtgacaaaaaaaaaacattcctAGAAATTAATCTGTGGAATAGAATCACAAGTACAGTTTACCATTTTGAATATAAGACTGTGTTTTTACTCATGGCTTACATACTTGCTAATTAGTttcgaatcaaattttaaaatgttaagtCACATCTTCATGATCTATGACTTTTTATATATTGGATTTGTTTTCTGTATTATTTTCATGAAGTTTATACCCTTCTAGTCGTGAGTTCAATGGCAAATAATTAGTTTGAAATAAATAACAGCAAAAATTGATAGAAGACCAGGAACAAAGAAttcatttttgttaatatttaccTAAACAACTAATTACGATTTACCAAAAGCAAATTAGAATACAGATGAGCAATTAAGAAATGTATTCTctgaaaagaaacaagaaatccaagaaccaaaacaaaacaaaagaaatttaaaatttccaaGAGTGTTGACTTCCTTCCAAAAATTGATAACATTTATTACCCACATTAATATTGCAATGTTTGACTTCCTTATATGATTAGACATATGTGTGAGTGTCTATGAGGTTGATTGTCAAAATAAATAGACAGCAAGCATCGTAGTCTAATGgctaaagtttacaaatttttacATCTAGATTGGGGGTTCGAATCTCAGACTATgcaatttcttatatattacaAGAGATCTAGGTTTTAAATTCCAGAGAAATCGATTTATTAAACAATCATGCAAACAACGAAAGAAATCCTTTCAAATGATTTTTAACATGATACAAGTAAATCTAGTGAGGAATAGATTTTCATAAGACGACTCAGATAATGTTCTAGGAGTAGATCTTCGTAGAAAGGTTTAGAAAATGCAGTTAGACATAGATCATTATAAGACAGATAATATTATCGGTTGTCGACTCTCATaatttgtaatatcataataaatcagcgtttaGAAAAAGTTGacagtaaaataaaaaccaGATCCTATTTTTTAAagcaaaatatctaaaactacGACAGCGCAGACCAATCAACCCTTAGGATACATGATTCTCCattcttttatagaaaatatctttTCTAAATTCTGAAATAATTTCATGCATGCTAAGATATACATTTCACCATCATCATAGACATATCAATTTAAGACAATGTTAACAAACAAGGAAATATATATCCCCAAAAATGATTGACAGCTTAGCACCATGCATCTCCTCTCTTTTGCACTTGTATATAAATTGTCCAAAGAGAGGTATCTTAGTTTCTCCATCTCATATAGCTACCTCTCCCTCTAAATCTCAATCCCTAGCATCTTTATGATGAATGGATTTGGCATGAAAAGAGATCTCATGCAAGTTACAGACCCCCGAGAATGTTCTCTTTGTAACCATATCTTCTCAACACCTCAAGACTTAATCTCACACACCAACACTTTTCATCCCAGTCATCATTTTTCCTCGTTCTCTTCCTCTGCCGCCGCTGCACCAACCACCTTCCGTCACTACACAAACCTAAACCGGAACCCTAATCCTGTTTTTCAGGCAGGGAATCGTTTTGACTTGAATTATTACCGTAGAGGTTATACAGATGAACAAGAGAGGCTTCACGGAGGATTCCCGGCGATAACTCCGGCAAACAGAGCTAACTTTCCGTTTGGACAGCAGGAGAAGCGACCGAAGCTGATGAATCTTTTTCCGGCCATGCCTTCGGAAGATTTACGTACGCTTCCGCTTATTTGCCAGCTGGAGCAACGAATACTGCATGATACTGCGATGGAGAGAGACGAAACCATCTCGGACTCCATCGACTTGACATTGAGGCTGTCACTCTTTgatacaaaataaacaaaatatgattCTCGAAGTTTCTTGCAAACTATTATTATGTCTTATAGAGTGTTTGGTAGCTGATGGTTGTAATAAGTTTGGTTTGTCTTATTCTATTTGCGTTGTTGTTGGAGTGATTattctattaataattaagGTGCAGAGATCAGATCAAACCATATAAACTACGCCTAAGGTTTTGGTCCGAACCAagccgaaccaaaccgaaccaaaagtTTCGGTTTTTCAATTATGGTTTTGATTTCGATTTAATTCGGTAGAGGTCTGAAAATTGGTTCGGTTATTGGTTCGGTTAGGTTGTTTtagaaaaacataagaaaattgaaaatatccaaaaaaaccaaaccaaatttaaaCGAGAAAAACAAATTTAACCGAAATAACCGAAAATATCcaatttattttggaaaatcaTACCGAAATTAACCgaaaattagaaaaatcagttatttttgaaaaataaaagtagaaaccaaaaataaacGAACCGGACCGAAATTTAATTCGGTTAATCTTggaatcaattttcaaaaatttggtTAACCGAAAACCGACGGTTCGGAAGAAACTCTGAGGGCTAATATAAACAACTGAGATAAGCAAAAGAGTTCTTCCAtttgtctgaaaaaaaaaatctatcagaCAAAGCAATGACTAGTTTCTCGAAATTGTCATTCACACACAACGGATCAAACTTCTATTTTGTCATCTCCGTCTACCCAATTGAAACGATTTCTTCAAAAACCGATTAGCAACACGATCATCTCTATAACAAAGAACTCTCAAGATCGTGTTCGGATCCGACCTGTTCCATCTCCCAGTCGTTGGAGGCATAGGAAGCCTCTGTCCCGCTCCCACCAACCCCATCCCGCTCGCTTCGCACGTCACGATGCTAAAATCTTCCACGAGCTGCTCCGTCGGCTGACTCATCAGCTGTATAACTCCTTCCACCGTCTCCGCCTCTCTATCCACCACCTCCTCCGGTATCAACCCTTCCCCGCACGTGCAGTAAACCTTCTTCAGACTCTCGAAGTCTTCCTCGATCATCTCGTGGTCGTTTCGGTAGAACACTCGCGAGTGTCCTCCCGCCAGCAGAACCGTCAGAACCGCCTCGAAAGAAGCCTTCATGACTTCTCTCATCGCCGACGCTTGCGCTCTGTCCGCGAGGATGGCCGTCATCAGCGTCAGGTTCTGTTTCAAGATCCGTAGCGCCGGTTTGATCCTCGCGCTGGCGACGTCTCCCACGTAGAGTCTCTCGTGAAAAACAGAGTGCGAGTCGAGGAAGATTAGTCTGTAAGCTGCGACCTCGGAGACGTGCGTGGAGGCGGTTTCGATCCCCGCTTGCGTGGAGTCGAAGTAAGAAGAGGACGATGAGTTTGTTGTCCTTTCGCGGTTGCGTTTACGCGTGGCGGGGAGGACGCTAGGGTTTAGAGAGAGGGATTTGTTTAGAGAGTGGAGCTGAGAGCTTAGGAAGTGTAGAGTGTTGAGGCGAATGTAGAGACGTTGAGTGCCGCGGCTCGTGGAGGGACGTGGGTGGTGGTCGCCGCCGGTTAGGTTGTTGAGATCTTCACCGGAGGAGGCAGTACACGGCGTTGCTTTCTTCAAAAGCTTCACGAACTTTGAGTCTCTGTTACATCTCGTGAGAGGAGGGAGTGTAGGAATGTAACTCTGTTTCGAACCTTGACAAAATCAAAATGATGAGTCAGCAAACAGTTACTATATTATATGATctgatttacattttttttttttgttagactCACCGCATGATGCGACGAAGGTAGTGTATTCTTGAAAGAGTTGTTCTAACCCTTCAGCGAGATCATGAACAAGATCCGTAATACCAATAGGGACCTCAAAAAACTCCGCTATCGCGTCTTTAGCTAGCTTCATCAGCTCTCCAGCAGATTGAGCATATGGTTCTGATTTTGATTTAGGGTTCCATGTCTGTATATCAAACAcacaaataaacatttttagcaAATGATCAATACGTTTACTTGAGTCGCAAGTCGAGATTTGATAAAACCTACTTCAGCTTCCTTTGCCCTACTCAAGCATTCTCGAACTGTTTTCAACTTCTCATCAATCCACTGCTTTAAAAGACGCAATATAATCGATTCGACTTCATAGGGAACCATCTCTCTAACGAGACCTTTCCCTCCATCTTCACATTCTTCTGAATCTTCCGCCACCATCTGCACAAGAATCTTCTCCAGCTTCCCCGCCGTTTGTAGAACTTCAACAGTCTCTTTCGTGATAGTCGACCGTCCAGCTAAGTACTGCATCAAGATCGAACCGTAACACTGGTGTAGCGAAACCGAGGCCACACCAGCTGCGACAGTATACCATCTTTTAAGTATAGGGCTGAAACACTCTCGCTCACGTAATGCAAGATTCTCTGTCTCCTTGGCTAGCTGAAGTAACATCTTCGccgcttcttctccttcctctgtttctgaaaCTTTGTCTTTCATGCTCTCAGTAACCTGAAACATTTTAAAACGAATATGAATTTCAatgaaaaacagaaaaacacaaATGACTTGTAACACAAGTTACCTTTGAGAAAGCGTTTTTAATAGAGGCTCTTATATAGTAATCAACACGCTCCCCTGAACAATCCACCAGCATCACATCACCTTTCTCTTGACTACTACTCCCTTGAGATATCGTCACGTCCTCCCCCACGATCCTAGACGAAGACAAGGCTAACGGCAGAAGATTCTCGATCAATCCAACGTTCCCTCGTTGGAAATACTCATGGTAGCTCAACAACCTTTTCTCCGTCCATCCCTGCATAGAAGCCAACGTCGACGTCAAAAGCTTCACGTAGAGAGCGTCCCGATCAGACTTCTTGGCGTCATTCGCCACTTCAGCCAGCATGGCGTGAGAGGCACCAAGCAAGTCAGGCTCCATCTGAGAGGTCACGATGTACTGATGGAACAGAACCCAAGTGAAACACAAGTTATGCACGGGACGGGTGATTCCAAGCATCGACCACGTCTTCTTCATCAGCTCCAAGAGCTCATCGATCTCATCGAGAACCAACGTCTCGTCACGAACGTCGAAAACGGACTGCAACAGCGCTATGTAGAGATGAATGTTGAGAGGGTATCCATCAGCCCAGCGGCATACGTCGGTGGTGTTGCGGCAGGACAAGGATATTACGACGTTGCAGAGCGTTGCCATTGTCTCTGAGGTTTTTCCAGTGTCGATGGGTTTGGTCTCGCTCTGGCGGATGACTTCTCGGAGACGCATTGCGAGGTTGTTGGTTTTCTCGAGAGGGATTGACGGGTGAAGGAGGAGACCAGCTTCAATGACTTTGAGCTGACGTCTCTGCCATATCTGATACTCATGTGCGTCACTGAACTCCGACGTTTTCACGTGTCGGAGAAGCTCTAAGGGGAGGATCATCGTCTCTGCTCGCTTACCTGTCTGGAGAATAGTAACACTCAATCTCCTTAGTCAAAATGTAGAAACATAGTTACATAGATATTTTCATGTTCTTTGTTGTTAAAATTTtcgttataaaataaatgttgttttaaaattttaatataaattttatgaatttcatatattaattttaaaaactacaaaatgaaatttatttttaatatatgtgttcACAGATCTAAAATGAAatggaaaaaatattaaagataacATAGGAGGAACTTACTTGACCAACAAGCGTCCTCGTTAGGGTTTTCCGAAGCCGAGTGTCACCTTGTTCCGTTACCCTCATTTGTTGCCTCATGATCTCCGCAGAGGTTAACGGTCGTCTAGGCCTAGAAGGCGGGACCGTCGAGAAACCAGCACCGGGGCTAATGTGACCCGAAGAGCCACCTCCTATGCTGCTTCCATTACCAGGGGACGAAGGAGAAGACACGGCTCCCGCAGCTGGCGACATTCGCCTAGACGGAGATCTTTTAAGCATTTTTAACCCTAATGCTCGTTTCACTCGGCTTGTCGGTGTCGTCACCACCTCTTTCCTCCCTAATGACCCGAACCCTGACCCCTTAGCGGACCCTCCTGATCCTCCTCCTACACCGTCTCCTTCATTGTCACCACCACCATTGTGCTTTGAGTAGAACGTGAGAGCAGTTCTGCCTCCGAATCCAGGTGATGACCGACAAGCCGCGAAAAATATCTCATACGCGGTCTCGCGTATCTCATCTCGATCAAGGCCGTCGAGCTTCCCAAATGGCCAGAGAAGATCAGTGTCAGGACAAACCACGGAGGCGGCAATGTCGGAAAAGGACTCCCTCCGGGAATGACGAGCCATCACACGGAGGGGAGGTAGGAAGGAGAAAAGGAAAAGATCAAAGATCAAGATGGATTGGGATTTTAATCAAAATCGGAGAAGGAGAGAGGAGTTCTAGGTTTTAATAAGGGGACAAAatgagagacagagagaaaTGAAGAGACAACTTGGATGAAGCTAAACGACAGCAAAATTCTCTGTCCTAAGGGAGGAAAGGATGTGAGAAAAGTTAGGAGGACTATACATAATGATCGCCATAATTAGCAAATCTTAGATTCCAAGTAACCTCTGCAAATGCcaaatctttgttttgtttttttattttcctttaaactCCATGTGTGTTGTCCTTCCATATACACAACcttaaagaaaacaaacaaaaaaaatccaaccTAACTTTGCTAACAACATAATCCAGCATAAATCATCGATTGAGATTTTGTTAGATGCTTGTTTCTCACAATACCATTGCACATTCCTGTTTGATGATGTGTCTGATAAAACAAGGGTCGTTTCCCAGTATCAATACTGTCCAAGTCAGTTTATCCTACCAGTTCTGAACAGAGAAAGGAGACGAGTTTAGCGAGCTCTTGATTTTGAGGAATATAGAAATCTAAATGATCTTGAAAGATAGAAATCTAGGTAAATCTAAGCAACCATAAGAGAACTACATATATCTCCTGATCAAAAGATAAAACACAGTAACCAAAAACTATGAAGAAATGCATTTGCTACACACATAAGACTACTCCAAAACATTGATATCAGGATGAGATGACAAACTAATCACAACTAGTCACCTTCGTTTATGGTCAACAAGACTTCTTCACCATATTGCTTAGTATCCATAAGACAAATATCCCAATAAGGATATGAATAGAAGAACAGTTAACGATATTCATcatacaaatcaaaattttgaataatagttGTTGGGTTCCACTGTAAAGTGAAAACCCTCCAAAAATAGGCGTATGCCACTTAGCATGGAGAACACACGGTATTCTTTAGTAAAAGGCGAAAGAATAGTTCGCTTTGTGCTCACCACATGGCTGCGTGATTTCAGAAATGAGAACAAGGCCGTCATTTATCCCGATAGTTTGCGCTGCTAGTTACTCCCAATGCTCCGATGTGGGACTCTGTAACAAATAACCAAAAGGCGCTATATTAGTTCAATAAAGTTAACTCTTAGTGGGCTTTAACAGGCCTGAAAATATTCCGAGAGTTGGGCTTTAAACACAGAACTCTAAAACCCTAGCACTATGCGTCGTTCGTTGTATATAATAAAGCCGCAAACCCTAATATTCTTACAACAGAGATCAGCTCAAAGCCGTCCAAAATGTCGAAACGAGGTTcgtactcttcttcttcttccccgtCGAATTAAGAGATCTGAAACGTATCCAATTTTATCAAATGGTCGTGGTTGTAATGCGTTTTTGAAACTTTTTGATGTCTGTCCAGGACGTGGAGGTACGTCGGGTAACAAGTTCAGGATGTCGCTTGGTCTCCCCGTGGCGGCGACGGTGAACTGTGCCGACAACACCGGCGCCAAGAACCTCTACATCATTTCGGTGAAGGGGATCAAGGGTCGTCTCAACAGGTTGCCTTCCGCCTGCGTCGGAGACATGGTGATGGCCACCGTGAAGAAGGGGAAGCCTGATCTGAGGAAGAAGGTTATGCCAGCTGTCATCGTTAGGCAGAGGAAGCCTTGGCGCCGAAAGGATGGTGTCTTCATGTACTTCGaaggtaaataaaaatatttacttttacttttaaacactaatcaaaataatttaaataagcTAAAAAAATCGTTAGCTTGTTTGTTTAGACACGTTGCATATTGGTAGTTAGATTTAATTTTGATGTAGTTTCTTGTGGTTGGTTATAAGATTCATTCATTGAATGTTCCAAACTTGTGTCATGTATTAAACCAACTCGTTTTGAGGGTGTATTAATTACAAAACAAGATctggtaaattttaaaatgtgttCTATCGTTACAGATGCTCTAATGCTTTAAACGCTTGTATCTGCTCCATTTGAACTCTACATTTGTATTCCTTAGGAAAATTCTTATGGTTATTAGTCTATTAGATCTCAGACTTAAGTCATGTACTCACCGACGCGTTTAGAGGGTGTTGATACGGTTACAAGTCTGGGAAACTGAAACTGTGTCCTTCGTTACAGATGCTTTTATTGCTTGAACGCTTGCTTCTGCTCCATATGGACTCTACATATATCACTCTTTTAACTTGTCAATTGATTCTTGGTATCTGTGTGATTGTAAACAAATTCTGATTCTTGTGATCTGTTTTGTACGTTGCACAGATAATGCTGGAGTCATCGTGAACCCCAAGGGAGAAATGAAAGGTTCTGCGATCACTGGTCCCATTGGTAAAGAGTGCGCTGATCTTTGGCCTAGGATTGCAAGTGCTGCCAATGCCATTGTCTGAGTGTGCGTTTGATTACCTTTCAAACAAATTTGAGAATTTTCATTTTCTGACAATATGTACGACATTCAAGTGTTTTGGTTATTTAGACATCATCAATCAATGTTTTTTTACTTCTGTCTTAATAGTATACTAAAATCTGaatattaattatacaaaaatactaATGATGATTATAGATTTATTCGTAGTAGCTCCTGACTCTGGCTATGTATGAATGCTATTGCAATCGAGAAAGATTGTAAAACTGATAGCCATGTCTGGAGTTGTACTAAGTAACGTCCTCGTCGAAGCTTCTCAATCCTTAGTACAGTCTTCTCATGTTTTGATCCCTGAAACAAAAATGACTATCAGATTCTAGTTTGATCTATATACATAGAAGAAGTTATGTTATTATTACCTCTATGAGTAGCTCCGAAAGGTTATCTTTGCGTGGCTGGCCTTTTAGAAGGGTTAAGGAACAGCCCAAGTCCCATCCTCCACAGTCGCAGTTTCCTTGAGATTTCCACCTCTCTATCAAACTCGAAGGTCCATCTTCAGGCCCTCCATGAATCCCTGATGGAATCACAACATCAACACTTGTCTTAGATCTTGAACTTCCACTTTCAGTTTTGACCAGTGAAGACTTCCTCAAGAACTTCAATCCCCAACCtccagtttcttcttcttcttcttcttcttcttcaagaaaCTGTTGTTTCACAAGAACAGCTAACGTTTCAAGATTTGTTGGAAGGTCGTTCTCCAGTAGATTCACCTGCTCGTGGTCAGAGTTTGGTTGCTGCATCTGCTCATTGTTCTTCATTACACCAACTACTTTCTTACACGATCCTCTGTTTTTCTTCCTACACGGTGTCTGCGAATGCTCACCATCGTTGCTGAACAAAACGAACTGCCTCTCTACGAATCTCTCATTCAAGAATGAACACGAGGACAACGTTGACACCTTTATTCTACCAACCAGAAGCggtgatgaggatgatgatgatgatgatgatgatgatgattctcttttcagatgaatcatatatgTATACTCTAAAACACTTTGGTCTACAACGTTGCTGCTTAAGCTTGCCACGTAAACATCTTTTTCATTGTCCAACTTGAAAACAAAACGAGGCACTATTCCATTGGCTCTCGTAGTGAACTGAAGGGTTCCCTGAGAAACGTCTGTAGATGGAGACGAGAAGGTGTTGTTGCTAGATAAAGAGATTACCTTACGAGATTGGTCAGCTTTATCATAGTTTGCTCCTAGTTTCCTCAAGAGATGACTCGGAGAAGAAGTAGAGAACTCGCCACTACATGATACTTTGGGACTGTTTTGAAATATCTGTAAACACTTCCCGCTGCTCAAAACCGCCAAGCATCCTCCATCTTTCTTTCGTAGCAAGTTTCTCGACTTTGATGAGTTTACATTCATCAGCTGATCTTTATTCTTTTTAGCGTCAGGAGTATCACCCTCCATCTTTCACCTTGATTTGCTCGTTACAGAACAGAAGCCACTTCAATATTCACACGAGATGGATTCCTAATCAATACAAACTAATCTGAAAGACAAAAATTAagaatcctaaaccttaaatgcATAAAATAACCAAGATTTGAACAGTATACAAAATGTTAAGATAATCATTGTGTAAGAACATATTTTA contains:
- the LOC130503436 gene encoding casein kinase 1-like protein 13 isoform X1; amino-acid sequence: MDRVVGGKFKLGRKLGSGSFGEIFLGVNVQSGEEVAVKLEPLRSRHPQLHYESKIYMFLQGGSGIPHLKWFGVEGEYNCMVIDLLGPSLEEFFNYCSRSFSLKTVLMLADQMINRVEYMHVRGFLHRDIKPDNFLMGVRRKANQVYIIDYGLAKKYRDLQTHKHIPYRENKNLTGTARYASVNTHLGIEQSRRDDLESLGYMLMYFLRGSLPWQGLRAGTKKEKYDRISEKKRLTPVEVLCKNYPPEFTSYFLYVRSLRFEDKPDYSYLKRLFRDLFIREGYQFDYVFDWTILKYPQFGSSSSSSSSSKPRPSLRPALKIPPPSAEKAVKPSSKPSTGKETRDRYSSVFEAYTRRTGSGSGLQVDRSSRPRTSENVLASRETLNQERPITSSSSRNQSSSRKAVAGSSVRATSSADFAENRTSSSRLVPSNARSSTTQRTQFVPSSSSKAAPPSRIPPDVTLEFLTLGNGKRK
- the LOC130503436 gene encoding casein kinase 1-like protein 13 isoform X2: MDRVVGGKFKLGRKLGSGSFGEIFLGVNVQSGEEVAVKLEPLRSRHPQLHYESKIYMFLQGGSGIPHLKWFGVEGEYNCMVIDLLGPSLEEFFNYCSRSFSLKTVLMLADQMINRVEYMHVRGFLHRDIKPDNFLMGVRRKANQVYIIDYGLAKKYRDLQTHKHIPYRENKNLTGTARYASVNTHLGIEQSRRDDLESLGYMLMYFLRGSLPWQGLRAGTKKEKYDRISEKKRLTPVEVLCKNYPPEFTSYFLYVRSLRFEDKPDYSYLKRLFRDLFIREGYQFDYVFDWTILKYPQFGSSSSSSSSSKPRPSLRPALKIPPPSAEKAVKPSTGKETRDRYSSVFEAYTRRTGSGSGLQVDRSSRPRTSENVLASRETLNQERPITSSSSRNQSSSRKAVAGSSVRATSSADFAENRTSSSRLVPSNARSSTTQRTQFVPSSSSKAAPPSRIPPDVTLEFLTLGNGKRK
- the LOC108857626 gene encoding protein unc-13 homolog, with amino-acid sequence MARHSRRESFSDIAASVVCPDTDLLWPFGKLDGLDRDEIRETAYEIFFAACRSSPGFGGRTALTFYSKHNGGGDNEGDGVGGGSGGSAKGSGFGSLGRKEVVTTPTSRVKRALGLKMLKRSPSRRMSPAAGAVSSPSSPGNGSSIGGGSSGHISPGAGFSTVPPSRPRRPLTSAEIMRQQMRVTEQGDTRLRKTLTRTLVGQTGKRAETMILPLELLRHVKTSEFSDAHEYQIWQRRQLKVIEAGLLLHPSIPLEKTNNLAMRLREVIRQSETKPIDTGKTSETMATLCNVVISLSCRNTTDVCRWADGYPLNIHLYIALLQSVFDVRDETLVLDEIDELLELMKKTWSMLGITRPVHNLCFTWVLFHQYIVTSQMEPDLLGASHAMLAEVANDAKKSDRDALYVKLLTSTLASMQGWTEKRLLSYHEYFQRGNVGLIENLLPLALSSSRIVGEDVTISQGSSSQEKGDVMLVDCSGERVDYYIRASIKNAFSKVTESMKDKVSETEEGEEAAKMLLQLAKETENLALRERECFSPILKRWYTVAAGVASVSLHQCYGSILMQYLAGRSTITKETVEVLQTAGKLEKILVQMVAEDSEECEDGGKGLVREMVPYEVESIILRLLKQWIDEKLKTVRECLSRAKEAETWNPKSKSEPYAQSAGELMKLAKDAIAEFFEVPIGITDLVHDLAEGLEQLFQEYTTFVASCGSKQSYIPTLPPLTRCNRDSKFVKLLKKATPCTASSGEDLNNLTGGDHHPRPSTSRGTQRLYIRLNTLHFLSSQLHSLNKSLSLNPSVLPATRKRNRERTTNSSSSSYFDSTQAGIETASTHVSEVAAYRLIFLDSHSVFHERLYVGDVASARIKPALRILKQNLTLMTAILADRAQASAMREVMKASFEAVLTVLLAGGHSRVFYRNDHEMIEEDFESLKKVYCTCGEGLIPEEVVDREAETVEGVIQLMSQPTEQLVEDFSIVTCEASGMGLVGAGQRLPMPPTTGRWNRSDPNTILRVLCYRDDRVANRFLKKSFQLGRRR
- the LOC130503432 gene encoding 60S ribosomal protein L23-like codes for the protein MSKRGRGGTSGNKFRMSLGLPVAATVNCADNTGAKNLYIISVKGIKGRLNRLPSACVGDMVMATVKKGKPDLRKKVMPAVIVRQRKPWRRKDGVFMYFEDNAGVIVNPKGEMKGSAITGPIGKECADLWPRIASAANAIV
- the LOC130503431 gene encoding uncharacterized protein LOC130503431 yields the protein MEGDTPDAKKNKDQLMNVNSSKSRNLLRKKDGGCLAVLSSGKCLQIFQNSPKVSCSGEFSTSSPSHLLRKLGANYDKADQSRKVISLSSNNTFSSPSTDVSQGTLQFTTRANGIVPRFVFKLDNEKDVYVASLSSNVVDQSVLEYTYMIHLKRESSSSSSSSSSSSPLLVGRIKVSTLSSCSFLNERFVERQFVLFSNDGEHSQTPCRKKNRGSCKKVVGVMKNNEQMQQPNSDHEQVNLLENDLPTNLETLAVLVKQQFLEEEEEEEEETGGWGLKFLRKSSLVKTESGSSRSKTSVDVVIPSGIHGGPEDGPSSLIERWKSQGNCDCGGWDLGCSLTLLKGQPRKDNLSELLIEGSKHEKTVLRIEKLRRGRYLVQLQTWLSVLQSFSIAIAFIHSQSQELLRINL